A stretch of the Streptococcus suis genome encodes the following:
- the rpmF gene encoding 50S ribosomal protein L32 translates to MAVPARRTSKAKKNKRRTHYKVAAPTVKFDETTGDYSRSHRVSLKGYYKGRKIAKAASAE, encoded by the coding sequence ATGGCAGTACCTGCACGTCGCACTTCAAAAGCGAAGAAAAACAAACGTCGTACTCACTATAAAGTAGCAGCTCCAACTGTGAAATTTGATGAAACTACTGGAGATTATTCACGTTCACACCGTGTATCTTTGAAAGGATACTACAAAGGACGTAAAATCGCTAAGGCTGCTTCAGCTGAATAA
- the rpmG gene encoding 50S ribosomal protein L33 has protein sequence MRVNITLEHKESGERLYLTSKNKRNTPDRLQLKKYSPKLRKHVIFTEVK, from the coding sequence ATGCGCGTAAATATTACACTTGAACACAAAGAATCTGGTGAACGCTTGTACCTTACTTCAAAAAACAAACGTAACACTCCAGACCGTCTTCAATTGAAAAAATACTCACCAAAATTGCGTAAACACGTGATTTTTACTGAAGTGAAATAA
- a CDS encoding ISL3 family transposase, producing MEQLNLITNFLRIKDKNITITDEYDMGTHLELHGHLDYTAPKCPKCKGQMAKYDYQKTSKIPYLETAGYPLLIRLRKRRFKCKDCGKMAVAETPLVKKNHQISVAVNQKIAQLLIENQAMQHIAHRLSISTSSVIRKLNEFKFETDWNTLPEVMSWDEYAFKKGKMSFIAQDFDSLNVITILDGRTQATIRNHFLRYPRKVRNRVKVITMDMFSPYYQLAKQLFPNAKIVLDRFHIVQHLSRAMNRVRIQIMNQFNRKSQEYRALKRYWKLIQQDSRKLSDKRFYRPMFRMHLTNKEILEKLLSFSEELRQHYELYQLLLFHFQEKNSDHFFDLIEQEIATVNPIFQTVLKTFLKDKDKVLNALELPYSNAKLEATNNLIKVIKRNAFGFRNFENFKKRILIALNIKKERTKFILSRC from the coding sequence ATGGAACAACTAAATCTTATCACAAATTTTCTCAGAATTAAAGACAAAAATATCACTATCACTGATGAATATGATATGGGGACTCACTTAGAACTCCACGGTCACTTGGATTACACAGCCCCTAAATGCCCAAAATGCAAGGGACAAATGGCTAAGTACGACTACCAGAAAACTTCTAAAATCCCCTACCTAGAAACTGCTGGCTACCCTTTACTTATCCGTCTTCGAAAGCGTCGTTTCAAGTGTAAAGATTGCGGAAAAATGGCGGTCGCTGAAACTCCTCTTGTCAAGAAGAACCACCAAATCTCTGTCGCTGTTAACCAGAAGATCGCTCAATTACTCATCGAAAATCAAGCAATGCAACATATTGCACACAGGCTATCTATCTCAACATCATCAGTTATAAGAAAGCTAAATGAGTTCAAGTTTGAAACGGATTGGAATACCTTACCTGAGGTGATGAGCTGGGACGAGTATGCCTTCAAGAAGGGGAAAATGAGCTTCATCGCTCAAGATTTCGACTCCCTAAATGTCATAACCATTCTGGACGGAAGAACTCAAGCAACCATCCGAAACCACTTTCTACGCTATCCTAGAAAGGTTAGAAATCGGGTCAAAGTGATTACCATGGATATGTTTAGTCCCTATTATCAACTTGCTAAACAGCTTTTTCCGAATGCAAAAATTGTACTCGACCGCTTTCATATCGTGCAACACCTTAGTCGTGCTATGAACCGTGTCCGTATTCAAATTATGAATCAGTTCAACAGAAAATCGCAGGAATACCGAGCCTTGAAACGTTACTGGAAATTGATACAACAAGATAGCCGTAAACTCAGCGATAAACGATTTTATCGCCCTATGTTTCGCATGCATTTGACTAACAAGGAAATCCTAGAAAAACTCCTGTCTTTCTCCGAGGAACTACGACAACACTATGAACTCTATCAGCTTCTCTTATTTCATTTCCAAGAGAAGAACTCAGACCATTTCTTTGACCTCATCGAACAGGAAATAGCCACCGTTAATCCTATTTTCCAGACGGTATTGAAGACATTTCTAAAGGATAAAGACAAGGTTTTGAATGCTCTAGAATTGCCTTATTCAAACGCCAAACTGGAAGCTACCAATAATCTCATCAAAGTCATTAAGAGAAATGCCTTTGGGTTCAGGAACTTTGAAAACTTTAAAAAACGGATTTTGATTGCATTGAACATAAAGAAAGAGAGGACGAAGTTCATCCTCTCTAGGTGTTAG
- a CDS encoding TetR/AcrR family transcriptional regulator, with amino-acid sequence MASEKKLTLKESAREIFADKGYKATSISEIAKQARMAVGSFYKYYESKEDIFLDVYIDENNIIRQTMIDNIDWDGDMVELISQIFGWSRSLISSNKILLEWYNSDISEKLHNYYSSEKGIDSNPFHLFLVDKFTNRMLTEGYSQEKIQEVLQVYQLFYYMDTHITEADLPNASKTIEYLATYFVKGLFK; translated from the coding sequence ATGGCTAGCGAAAAAAAATTAACATTAAAAGAGTCTGCTAGAGAAATATTTGCTGACAAGGGGTACAAGGCGACAAGTATCTCAGAAATTGCAAAGCAGGCTAGAATGGCTGTGGGAAGCTTCTATAAATACTACGAATCAAAAGAGGATATTTTTCTCGATGTGTATATTGATGAGAATAACATTATCCGTCAGACTATGATAGATAATATTGACTGGGACGGAGATATGGTTGAACTTATCAGTCAAATTTTCGGATGGTCACGTAGTCTCATTTCATCTAATAAAATTCTATTGGAATGGTACAACTCTGATATTTCTGAGAAACTACATAACTATTATTCATCAGAAAAAGGTATCGACTCAAATCCATTTCATCTGTTTTTGGTAGATAAATTTACAAATAGGATGCTCACCGAAGGCTATTCTCAAGAGAAGATTCAGGAAGTATTGCAAGTCTATCAGCTTTTCTACTATATGGATACACATATCACCGAGGCAGACTTACCGAATGCAAGTAAAACGATTGAATACTTAGCAACTTATTTTGTCAAAGGACTTTTTAAATAA
- a CDS encoding ferredoxin reductase: MKRGKKMITIILIAVAILALTVWGGIAFLGRSQSLSVKSIENPSEHLYLIHLTKPNNLTWKSGSFAKFTLPDMKENEQNNRWLTIASSTSDDEILILTHNSGSFYKQTLTSLPINSKVEISWIQSHLSIEDNEEPIVCFASDVGISAIRPIIREWSGSRPVTLSHLDKGVTVFDKEMTELSTQKENFNYETSTSLSESQEQLAESIKQYGNNATYLLCGRPDDLDKMKKYLEEKGINSPQIKMDRFEGLK; encoded by the coding sequence ATGAAAAGAGGTAAAAAAATGATAACGATTATTCTTATTGCTGTAGCTATACTTGCTCTCACTGTATGGGGAGGTATCGCCTTTCTTGGAAGAAGTCAGTCTTTATCAGTTAAGTCTATCGAAAATCCCAGTGAACACCTATATCTTATTCATTTGACGAAACCCAATAACCTAACCTGGAAATCTGGTTCATTCGCCAAGTTTACATTACCAGATATGAAGGAAAATGAACAAAATAATCGGTGGTTAACTATTGCTTCCAGTACTAGCGATGACGAGATCCTTATTTTAACACACAACAGTGGTAGTTTCTATAAGCAAACTTTGACTAGTTTACCAATCAATAGCAAAGTTGAGATAAGTTGGATACAGTCACATCTGTCAATCGAAGATAATGAAGAACCTATTGTTTGTTTCGCATCTGATGTTGGAATTTCAGCAATACGTCCCATTATCAGAGAATGGTCTGGTAGTCGCCCCGTTACCTTAAGTCATCTAGATAAGGGAGTGACGGTTTTTGATAAGGAAATGACCGAACTATCCACTCAAAAAGAGAACTTTAATTATGAAACCAGTACTAGCCTTTCCGAAAGTCAAGAGCAGCTTGCAGAAAGCATCAAACAATATGGTAACAATGCTACATATTTATTATGCGGTCGACCTGACGACCTTGATAAAATGAAAAAATACCTTGAAGAAAAGGGGATTAATAGCCCGCAAATTAAAATGGATAGATTTGAGGGTTTAAAATAG
- a CDS encoding transcriptional regulator, with amino-acid sequence MKKEELILKNNLNLYRRKKNLSQEQLAQLVGVSRNTISSIENGVYSPKAKLALIICIALDEKFENIFYF; translated from the coding sequence ATGAAAAAAGAAGAATTGATATTAAAAAATAATTTAAACTTATACAGAAGGAAAAAGAATCTATCACAAGAACAACTTGCTCAGTTAGTCGGTGTATCAAGAAATACTATTTCCTCAATTGAAAACGGAGTTTACTCACCTAAAGCAAAATTAGCACTTATCATATGTATTGCATTGGATGAGAAATTTGAAAATATTTTTTATTTTTGA
- a CDS encoding arsenate reductase ArsC — MMPKPKVAFICVHNSCRSQMAEALAKKYYSDYFEAYSAGTETKPQINQDAVRLVKEKHHIDMERTQYSKLLDELPPIDIVITMGCNVDCPYLPCHHREDWGLDDPTGKADSEFLSVMALIEEKLFELSKSKVLSDIDK, encoded by the coding sequence TTGATGCCTAAGCCTAAAGTAGCCTTTATTTGTGTTCATAATTCTTGTAGAAGTCAAATGGCCGAAGCCTTGGCCAAAAAATATTATTCGGACTATTTTGAAGCTTATTCGGCAGGAACGGAAACAAAACCACAAATCAATCAAGATGCAGTCCGACTAGTAAAAGAAAAGCATCATATCGATATGGAAAGGACACAATATTCTAAGTTACTTGATGAACTACCACCCATTGATATTGTTATAACAATGGGGTGTAACGTGGACTGTCCATATCTACCTTGTCATCATAGAGAAGATTGGGGTTTAGATGATCCGACTGGAAAAGCTGACAGTGAATTCTTAAGTGTTATGGCACTAATAGAAGAAAAATTATTTGAACTTTCAAAGTCAAAGGTTTTAAGTGATATTGATAAGTGA
- a CDS encoding thioredoxin family protein yields the protein MSQVLSNQIVFKVLGSGCKKCNLLEEHVQQACIDEGIDVTIEHERDFSKIAAYGVMSTPALVLNEKVVASGKVLSVNEVKEIIQEEIVDA from the coding sequence ATGTCACAAGTTTTATCAAACCAGATTGTGTTTAAGGTTCTAGGTTCTGGGTGCAAGAAATGTAATTTATTAGAGGAACATGTTCAACAGGCCTGTATTGATGAAGGGATAGATGTTACAATCGAACATGAAAGGGATTTTTCTAAGATTGCTGCATATGGTGTTATGTCTACTCCTGCTTTGGTATTAAATGAAAAAGTTGTTGCTTCAGGAAAAGTCCTCTCTGTGAATGAAGTTAAAGAGATTATTCAGGAGGAGATTGTTGATGCCTAA
- a CDS encoding permease, whose translation MWRFIQEQILGMKWLNEGVGKLLSLIGIDMTTRLGGAFQFFFYDVIKITILLCVLIFSISYIQSYFPPERSRKILSRFDGISANIVSALLGTVTPFCSCSSIPLFMGFTSAGLPIGVTFSFLISSPMVDLGSLILLMSIFGTKIAFIYVLFGLVIAVLGGTFIEKLGMEKYVEDFVKNAHVPFLEEENLTFRDRFNFAKEQVSETFKKVFPYILIGVGIGAFIHNWIPENWVTSTLGNRNPFGVIIATFIGIPMYADIFGSIPVAEALLEKGAQLGTVLAFMMAVTTLSLPSLIMLKRAIKPQLLAVFIAICTFGIILAGYLFNLLQTIIL comes from the coding sequence ATGTGGAGGTTTATTCAAGAACAAATTCTTGGAATGAAATGGTTAAATGAAGGTGTTGGAAAGTTATTGTCGCTGATTGGGATTGATATGACGACTCGACTTGGAGGAGCTTTTCAGTTTTTCTTTTACGATGTTATCAAAATTACCATTTTACTATGTGTCTTAATTTTTTCTATATCCTATATTCAAAGTTATTTCCCACCTGAAAGAAGTCGTAAGATTCTAAGTCGGTTTGATGGTATTTCTGCCAATATTGTATCAGCTCTATTGGGGACAGTTACTCCATTTTGTTCTTGTTCTTCCATTCCTTTGTTTATGGGTTTTACCAGTGCGGGACTACCCATTGGTGTGACTTTCTCGTTTTTAATTTCCTCTCCGATGGTTGACCTAGGTAGTTTGATTCTTCTGATGAGCATCTTTGGAACAAAGATTGCATTTATTTACGTGCTGTTTGGCTTAGTAATTGCAGTTTTGGGTGGTACTTTTATTGAAAAACTCGGCATGGAAAAATATGTTGAAGATTTTGTGAAAAATGCCCATGTGCCTTTTTTAGAAGAGGAGAATTTAACATTTCGAGATAGATTTAATTTTGCTAAGGAACAAGTTTCTGAAACATTTAAAAAAGTTTTTCCTTATATTCTAATAGGGGTAGGAATAGGGGCTTTTATTCATAACTGGATACCGGAGAATTGGGTGACTAGCACTCTGGGAAATAGGAATCCATTCGGGGTTATCATAGCAACCTTTATTGGAATACCTATGTATGCAGATATTTTTGGGTCAATTCCTGTAGCAGAAGCCTTGTTGGAAAAGGGAGCACAATTGGGAACGGTATTAGCCTTTATGATGGCGGTTACAACTCTCAGCCTACCTTCCCTAATCATGTTAAAGAGAGCTATAAAGCCACAACTTTTAGCAGTATTCATTGCGATCTGCACTTTTGGAATTATCCTAGCAGGTTATTTATTTAATTTATTGCAAACAATTATTCTTTAG
- a CDS encoding ArsR family transcriptional regulator encodes MKDFSTDAQLFKALADEKRLLILDYLKKGETCACVLIEKLGIAQSALSYHMKILCQSGIVVSRQEGKWRHYSVSYQGRNYALSRLGQLTNFEVETIGQCHCNRKSS; translated from the coding sequence ATTAAAGATTTTTCAACGGATGCTCAATTGTTTAAAGCTCTGGCAGATGAGAAACGCTTGCTAATCCTAGATTATTTAAAAAAAGGTGAAACCTGTGCTTGTGTACTTATTGAGAAATTGGGGATTGCTCAGTCGGCCTTGTCTTATCATATGAAAATTTTATGTCAGTCAGGGATTGTTGTTAGTCGTCAAGAAGGGAAATGGAGACACTATAGCGTGAGTTATCAAGGTCGTAATTATGCCCTGAGTCGTCTTGGTCAACTAACGAATTTTGAGGTTGAAACTATAGGACAATGTCATTGTAATCGGAAGTCATCATAG